GCAGATTTGTGTTGACAGCAACTGCATGCATTGTGATCACAGCCTTCGGTTGCCAGTCATTCGGTTTCCCGACCCATGACTTGAGGTTGAAGACTGCTGCAGTGTCATTTGGAAATTAGACCAGATCAGTAGGTATGTTCATCAAACAGATGTAACTAAAGTTCTGGCTAATAGTAATTGACATGGAAGCAAGGCAATGCAAACAATTCTTACTAACTCGAAGTTGCTTCAAGTATTTCACCTTATTGACTGACTTGTTCAAAAGATAGTTGATGGGCATTTTACTTAAAGAAGTAAAAGTGGTAACTAGAGAAACAACTCCCTATCAAGACTAATTAAACATTTTCGCCTCTGTACGTTTAGGGCGTCTAGTAGAAAAGAAAAGTTGACTAATTTTCGGTGTTGTAAAAAGGTAGTGCAGATAGCTTCTAATTTACCTGAAGTGGAAGAGTCCTTGAGGTGTTTGACATCGAAAATAGCTCCAGAAGCACCCTCAACATGCTTTTTGACATCCTGAATTCCAATAAGTTCATATTCCCAGCTACCATCCTGGTATCCCTCACTCAAGAACAGTTCAATATGCCTTGCATCCAATGTTTGCATTGTTCCTGTGGATATTTGCAAGCTTTCTCAGTTATGTAGTCGATGAGCATAATAATGAAACATACACATAAACCAAGTTGCCCTTCTTGATATCATTTTAGCAGTCTGGTTTTTAATTAACAGAAGAGAAGACAGTGCATTGGTGAAGAGTGATAATGTGCAATAGCACATTGTGagctttgaagaaaaaaatgaagcatGATTGAACTCTGAAATAATAACTAAGCAGATGAGTTACAGAGGCCTTTAAGGAATGCACATTGTGAGGAGTGACACTTCAAGCATATAACAACAACAACTTCTAATCTCAGGCATCAAGCACGGTATATTAAGTAGCAAGAAGAGTTTGTTTCTTCTTACCATCACAAGTATTGAGCTCGCAGACAGGGCATCGAACAAGCTGGAGATCTGTGAAAATTCATTTCAGTTCAAAATTGAAGTTATATCAAATTGGATCATATATAACAAACAGTTCATACTCTTGATTAGTTCAAAATGAAAATGCTAGGATTAATTGAGTCTAATTGAAGTTACCTGCAATCCATATCCCAGGTTTCACATTGTTCAACACACAACTGCCGCTCGACTCCAACATTTTCTGAATGCTATCTTCCTTGGGGAATTTCAGTGGGGTGCTCAGCCTCTCTGTTAGGAGTACTGAAGAAGATTCCAGGAAAAATGCACCGATACGCATCCAGTCTGATTCATTCAAGACACAACAGGGAAGAAGCCATTAATCTTCTAGTGTGGCACTCATTAGGCATAATCCAATGAGATGCATTAACCAGCTGAAAAGTGAAACTATAAATTCCATTAATCgctgattttcttggaagttAAGTCAGATATAAACAAAGTTCTTACACATCAAAACTGATTAGCGACTCAAATTTAAATAGTAAGGACCTTACAAAAATGTATAAATCACACAAAAGTTTTGAACCAGAACCAAAAAAGGGAAATTGGGACACTCACCGATATGCTTCTCCGGATGGCGGAACATGTAAGAGTGACTCCCATCTGCAAAAACCATTGGCAATCACAAACACTTAATCAGACCGTTATCTAATTGACACGTCACACGTTAGGGAGATCTTGCGGTCCTTACTGAAAGCGGAAATGTAGAGCTTCTTCCAATCAAACGCCGCCGGGTGGCGAGGAGCAGGGACCTGAAGATCACGCAAGCACAAGTACCTCCATATGCTCCCGTCCTCGACCAGCGCGTGGAACCAACGACATGTCGCAGCGAGCATCACCAGTGACTTTCCGTCCAGAAACTTTGCGATCTCCGTCCAAACGTCCTGCTCGTGACTGTTCAAGTCCAACAAACTCAGATAATTAGTTAGGCTCTGTTTGGTTACTGCTGAATTGAACTCTTTCATTTTtacattttgtttctgtttaaATTCTCGGCAACCAGACGGCACAGACGAAAGAGCTCTTTGCTAGATTTAGACTCGACTAATTCAGACCGCCGGAAAAGGAAGACGACGGAAACTCAAATTCAAAGCAGCCAGGAGAACTAGTATAATTCATTTTCAAAATCAACAGAAAATTAGAACTATCAAAATCAAGATCTAAGTACGAACACGCAACGCATGATTCAGCTTCAAATTTCGAACAAACTAGAGGAGACTCAAATCAGAGCTCCGattttaaatttgaatttcttcatttctcagGCATGTATAAGCTAAGCTCAGATCCACAGTAACAAAATCCACATATAGATACAAGGATCAAAATCCTGATCGAGCTCAAAGACCTAAATTCACAGGCAGCGCATGATTGAGCTTCGAAATTCAAACGAAGTACAGAGAATCCAAAGCAAAGCTCCGATTCCTCTGAGCTCCTTCATTTCTCAAAAAAATTCACACAGAAACACAAATGCAAGCTCAAATTCACCGAAgagaaattcaaatcaaaccGCAAGTCCATTCACGCACACTCGCATAGGCAAAACCGCACACACACAGAATCCAAATCCACAAAATGAAACCGGTTTtcgaaattcaaattcaaattcacagAGAGAGGGCGAACCAGGTGAATGCGGGGCCAGAAGAAGTGAAACGAGGAGAGGTGCAAGAGCAAATCGGCTTGGCTCTTCGCATACGCTTCTGCGTCTTCAGAGGCTGAACGGCTCCGGTTCGCTGCTTTCGCTTCGgcattttctctctctacctCACACTGCgtctctcactttctctctctaaaaagtCTGAAACTGAATCGATCACGCTTCTTTGAGGCTTCGCTATTTATACTCGCGCCACCCACACATTCAAAAACATAACTAACTCATAATATGGCTTTCGGtaacaaattcaaatttatGGGCTTGCTTATGACTCTCTGCTACAGgcccataaaaaaaatatacacaACGTctacggtacattaatgtaccgatacatcaagtataCTAGTTTAATATAGATgtagactagctcagtacatgGGTAGACTAGTCTACTTatgcatggagttagtctacccttgcaccgagctagtctacctctgtattaaactagtctacttgatgtatcggtataTTAATGTACTGAAGTCTTTTCTCAAGACCTCCCTTTTATTATTTGttattaacttttcttttcttttttttgataatttcatatatatattccgGGAAACCTTTAAAACTAACAAACTCGACAACTAAACTGAAGAACTAAACCAAAGAATAACCGAGGAAGATTTTACAGAGTGATTAAGCTCTACGGGTGAATTTTCATCTCTAAATAATACCTTCTACGGTTCTACCAGTCTGAGGCATTGGCCTCTTCTTCTACATTTAAATTTCCGAAAGAATACCACATCGACTCTCACATAACACCCTTATTTCGGGGGTGCAAATGTAAGACAAGCGGCATTGGCACATCTTATACATATGGTTTTGCTCTTTTATTCATCTTCTTGTCATTTTTAGATCTATAAATCTTTGCAAAGTTTGAGTTTCTAGTCTTGAAAGCCATTTTGAATATTGCCAAGAACTTTAATTAACATTTGGATGCCAGAGATCAAATTTTGGGGTGTTTAGAAGTCcttgaacttttcttgaatcATACTTACGTTATGAAAGAGCTTGATGGATCAAAAAATTGGGTGCTTGAGATATATGTACAAACTGAAATTAGTAGATCAATTGGCTTGGGAACAATTACAATTACAGTATGGAGATTATAAAACAATCTgtcaaattcttttacttacagagaaacaaaagcaaaaaggCCACCAGCCAAATAGCTAGGTGATAATGATATTACATTTTATTCTAATATGGTTACAACACGAATTGCCCTAGATAAATTGAAAAGAATTACAAGCTCAAGGAGAAAaggtttcctttcttttctgtaACAAGGGGAACGGGTTTCCTCAATGGTTAGAAGTGGTCAGAGCTCTGTGCAGAGATGATATGGGAGCACCAAAAAATGTATGAACTGTGAACTGTGAACTGTGAACTAACACAAGAATTTCCTACAGTTGGGAGCTTTACATAGACAGGGAACTCTCAGCTCGTCACATTCATCCGGCTCAAACAAGTAATCGTACctgttaaacaaaaattaaggaGAAACTTGTAACCTTTCTCAACCAAACATACATCATTTTTAAATGCGTCAATGCAAAAATCTAAAGAAAATACCAGAAAACTTACGTTAGTTCTTCACCGGCCGAAACACAAGTCTTGGCAATGAGAACTATTCGGTTCTCCTCACCCACACTCATGATCCTTGAATAGCAATTGGGTGTGCACTGCAGGACGTGCAACAAAATTTTAGCATCATGATATGTAATTCAGAACTTCCAATAGACCGGCTTGAGTTTAGCAAATCCAATAAATTGACACTTTAAATGGTCAACTTTAATTATATCCATGAGCAAACAAAAGCTCAAAGTCATTAATTATGGAACTCACCGAATGGTTAATTAACCGTGCTATATTTCCTCTATATGTAGCATCAATTACTACTTCCTCACTGATCTTGAAAAGCTGCAAAAAAAGGTAGTTCATACACTTTAAATCACATTCCAATGACATAAACTGAAGGGCGAGAGGGGAGGGTGCTTTGGCTGTAAATTGAATCAATAACATGTTAGGAGCCGCAACCCTAACATAACAAACTGTCTAACTCAACACTAGAGAACCTCAAGTTGTGTAATAGAAAGATGGTGCTTAAATTAAGAtagaactaatttttttttttttggctgaaagaCGGAACTAGTTCTAATGGTTCAAAAGTCAATTTTGATCTGGCACATGGATAAACTTCCCATCAATGTATAAAGCATCATTAATTTCATGGGACAAATCCTCATCTACAGGAGTGTTCTCATTTTGTGCCAAGACTAATAAGTTTCAAAACAATTGATAAGAAGTACTGCACAAAAAAATGATTACATGTGAAATTTTTAAGCTCCCCATCAATTTTTCCCACATGTAATTGGAATGCTAAGTAGTCTTGATTCCAGCAGTTGCTGGCTAATATATGTTCATAAGCTACTCCCAAGATAATGTATACTGCATACATAGAAACATAGGAGTATACTGAAAATCGACTTACATAGCAATCTTTGCCTTGTAGCCTGTACCGTGCTTCCCTCAGATCTGCAACACTACGTCTTACCCGCTCACCACGATACTCAACAACCTGGAAACAAGCATAGTTAGCATTAAAAAGATCACATGAAACAGAACACTTTGGTTGCTGAAAATCATCTTTCATAATCAAAGACAATGGCTTGGAGTTATTCACCAAAAGATTTTAAATATGCATCAAGGAATTCACACTTTCCTATCAATCAGATGACAAAGAATATTCCCTAAGCGATTAACATAAAGAAAGAAATCTATATGAAGTCATAgttacatacatatacatatttgaaTTACAAGTTCATTCAATAACTACAGTATTAAGTAACAATTGAGTACCATTTCTCCTTCTTGAATATTCCTACGCGCAAATAGACCCCAACCATGTATTCCAGATTTACCAAAACAAACCCGGTGATTTTCAGTTTTCTGAAATAAAGACAAGAACAAATGTTAATGACTTCTGCACATAAAACAAAAATGTCAAGAGTCTATCAAGTAAGCAACCACAGCATATGAAGAGATGTGACTTGCCTGCAAGTGGTAAAGCCGATCcttgaaggaagaaaaaattttAGAATCTTCTACTTCCTAATAAAAGGAAACAGATATAATTAGTCCATCACACCAACCAaccaaggaaaacaaaagatgatatatatagatattttgtCTATAAAAAAATGTCAACATTTatattataaagtgaagaaaatgtaaaagtcAATAAGGACAAGAGTATTACTATAAATGTGCTCAAGCTATTCACTGAGTCTAATGAATGATGTGTTGGTCCCCTTGGTCGATGAAAAATTGGTAGCCGCTCACCTCCCTGGTAGAGAATAAtgaaacataaaaacacaat
This portion of the Rosa chinensis cultivar Old Blush chromosome 1, RchiOBHm-V2, whole genome shotgun sequence genome encodes:
- the LOC112181977 gene encoding probable F-box protein At3g61730, with protein sequence MPKRKQRTGAVQPLKTQKRMRRAKPICSCTSPRFTSSGPAFTCHEQDVWTEIAKFLDGKSLVMLAATCRWFHALVEDGSIWRYLCLRDLQVPAPRHPAAFDWKKLYISAFNGSHSYMFRHPEKHIDWMRIGAFFLESSSVLLTERLSTPLKFPKEDSIQKMLESSGSCVLNNVKPGIWIADLQLVRCPVCELNTCDGTMQTLDARHIELFLSEGYQDGSWEYELIGIQDVKKHVEGASGAIFDVKHLKDSSTSAVFNLKSWVGKPNDWQPKAVITMHAVAVNTNLQRNEGLQVKYHVMTAGAGGEVVSIRISQQLL